The proteins below come from a single Cannabis sativa cultivar Pink pepper isolate KNU-18-1 chromosome 3, ASM2916894v1, whole genome shotgun sequence genomic window:
- the LOC115710159 gene encoding uncharacterized protein LOC115710159: protein MEGTEAQTKKEFLKLQQLAIQSAKAAHLISSLKSSPTCYRRLNFQNKDEAVFEEEILNKEKEIEDLKMKLAMERRKNKRIKLFGLMQLLLPLILVLISLLLSVFHFQSSDTCP from the exons ATGGAGGGGACAGAAGCTCAAACAAAGAAGGAATTCTTGAAATTGCAGCAATTAGCGATTCAGTCTGCGAAAGCTGCACATCTGATATCGTCGTTGAAAAGCTCCCCCACTTGTTACCGCCGCCTTAACTTTCAGAACAAG GATGAGGCAGTTTTTGAGGAAGAGATACTGAATAAGGAGAAGGAGATTGAGGATTTGAAGATGAAATTGGCGATGGAGCGTCGGAAGAATAAGAGAATTAAGCTCTTTGGTTTAATGCAGCTTCTTCTTCCCCTTATCCTGGTGCTGATCTCTCTCTTATTATCTGTTTTTCATTTTCAATCGAGTGACACTTGCCCCTAA